TGGGGTCGCCGCTCTGGACCCGTTCGTTGTGGCCGCTCGCGATGACCACACCGTCACGGGCAAGCGCGGCCCCAATCGGAATGCCGCCCTCGTCGAGGCTCTTTTGCGCAGCCTGGTAAGCGGCCTCGAAAGCGGGGTCGAAGGGTGCGGCTCCTGCCGAGGCGGACGGCTCATTGGGGTGCGTCATGCGGTCATTCTTGCATGCGGTCTCATGACCCTGCGGAGAATTCGTCGGTCGATGAGTATCGAGTCGCCAAGCACGAAACGAGCGAAGGCGCCGGGCCTCGGTAAAAGTGCCTCACACGAGTTAGCTAAGCTGGTCCGAGAGGCAAGGGGATGAGCATGGCGAAACGTAAGGCGACCGCACTGGACGTGGCGAAGCGCGCGGGCGTGTCCCGCAGCGCTGTATCGCTGGTGCTTAATGGCAGGGCTCAGGGCAATGTCACGGCGGAACGACAAGAGCGCGTCCTCCGCGCTGCCGCTGAGCTGGATTACACACCCAATTCAGTCGCCTTGAGCCTGCGCAACCAGCAGACGTCAACCATCGGCGTCATCACGGACGACATCGTCACCAGCCCGTTCGCCGGCCGGCTGATCAGTGGCGCCTCACGCACGGCCCTGACCCGTGGATACATGCTCTTTGTCATTGACTCGGAGCACGACGTGTCCCGTGAAAGCACTGCAGCACAGCAGCTGGTACACCGGCAGGTGGACGGCATCATGTATGCCACCGGCAGCCTGCGCGAAGTAACTACCCCTACTACGATGCGCACTCTGCCGGCCATCCTTGCCAATTGCACTGACGCCGCCTCCCCGTTCCGCTCGGTCATCCCGGCAGAGGTGGACGGCGGGCGCGCCGCCGCACAGCTGTTGATCGACCTGGGCCACCGCCGCATCACCCTGCTGACCGGGACCCTCAGCTCGCCTGCTGCCCCGCAGCGCGAACAGGGGTACCGCGAGGCGATGGAAGCGGCGGGACTGGGCCGCGAGCAACAACGTGTCCACCCGACCGGCTGGGACATTGACGACGGCTACCGGGCTGCGTCTGCCGTCCTGGGCGGCGAAGACCGGCCGACGGCGATCATCTGCTCCAACGACAGGGTGGCCACCGGCGTTTTGCTGTTTGCGGCATCCGCAGGACTGCGTGTACCGCAGGACCTGTCCGTTGTGGGATACGACGATCAGCAGCACGTGGCCGCCAACCTTGTTCCCGCCCTCACTACCGTGGCACTTCCGCACGCCGAAATCGGAGAAACGGCCATGTCCATGCTCTTGGATGAGGTTGAGGGGAAAGCGCCCGAAGCAGAAAAGGATGAGGGCGAAATCCTCCTGGTGCCTTGCCGGGTGATCACCCGGGCATCCACCGGCGCTCCCCCTTCTTCCTAGGACGACGGCGGCTCCCGCACCAACGGGGTCAGCTGAGTAAAAAAATCCCTTGACACGTGTTAGGTGCCGCTTCTAATCTACTTAACACGTGTTAGGAGGAGCCGACAATGACGTCTGAAAAGACACCGGGGCAACCAGCCCCTTCGCATCCGCTGCCGTCCAGCAGCAAACTCTCACAACTCACCCGCCGGTCCATGCTTGGCCTGAGCGGACTCGCCCTGGCGGGAGCCACCGTGGGGGCGTGGCCCCGACTGACTGGCGCCGATATCCCGGGCCGCGGCAGCAAGGCCCTGAACATCGCCATCCTGGGGACGGCAGCGGATGCCGCGGGACGCCAGGGCCTCATCCAGGCCTTCACCGCCGCGCACCCCGACATCCCGGTGCAACTGCAGGCCATTCAGGGTGCGGACTGGAAGGACTTCTTTTCCAAGATCCTGACCATGGTGGCCGCGGGAACGCCGCCGGATGTCGTCTATGTAGCCACCGAAGGCGCCCAGCTCTTTGCCGACAAGCTCGCCGAGCCTCTAGACAGTTATGTCCGCCGGGATGCCGCCGCCATGAGCGATTACTTTGCCGACGTCCACCCGAGCCTGCTGGAAGCCTTCATGTACCAGGGAAGCCTCTACCAGCTTCCACTGGACTGGAACGCGGCGAACATGTATTTGAACACCACCACCTTCGCCCAGGCCGGGCTTGAGCGGCCAAAAGACGACTGGACGAAGGACGACTTCACCGCCACCCTGCGGGCCCTACGCAAGGCCCGCCCGGCTGACTTCACCCCGTACTACTGGACCAACCGGCTTTTCGGCGGCGTCGTGCCGTGGCTTTACGCCAATGACACCAGCTTCCTGTCCGAAACGAAGGCTCCCGGCGGGGACTGGCTTTGGGACCGCTTCTACGCAAACGATCCTGCCCGGAGCACCCGCGGCGGCGGGTATCAGTGGCTGGCCCCCAACGCCGAGGACGGGCGGGTTGTCGAAACCTTCGACTACCTGCGCGAACTGGTGGCCGAAGGACTCGGCGTCCGTCCCGAATCCGGCGGCGGAAACGCCCTGGTGGGCCTGTTCGGCAACAACCGCATCGGCACCACGCCGGCCGGTGGCTATTGGGCGCAGGGCCTGCACGAGGCCGGGATGACCGCCGATCAATTCGACGTTCAGTTCTTCCCCCGCTGGCGGACCCAGCGCCATCAGTTCGGCGCTGCCGGCTACGCGATCATGCGCACGGCCAAAGACAAGGACGCGGCGTGGGAATGGGTGAAGTTCTGCTCCAGCCGCGAAGCGATGCAGTTGGCCATTCCCAAGCCCAACACCACGCCCACCCGCCGTTCGATGGTCAACGAATCCTTCTACGCAGCCACCGGGCCGCGGCACTGGAAGGTCTTCTACGACACCCTGGACAGGTTCCCCACCTCCGGTCCGATCCCCGCGCCGCCGCAGCAGGCGGCCGTCGAGACTGCCCTGATGAAGAACGTCTCCACCGCAGTCAGCGGCAGCTCCGCCGATGTGCGGGCAGCCATGGGCAACCTGCAGCGTGACCTTGAACTGGCTCTGAGGAGGAACTCATGACCACCACTTCCGCCGCCCCGCGGCAAACCGTGAAACCACCGGCCGTGCGCCGCTCCTTTGTCGAGCGATGGCTGGCCAGGATCTTCCTTGCTCCCACAGTGCTCGGGATGGCCCTGTTCACGTTCCTGCCGATCATCGCTTCGCTGGTCCTGGCCTTCTTCCGCTGGGACATCATCTCCGCACCGCAGTTCGTCGGTTTCGCCAACTTCGCAGCACTGGCACAGGACCCCACCGTGCGGGTGTCCTTCCTGAACACCATCGGGTTCGTAGTTGTTGCAGTAATCCTTCAACTGGG
This window of the Pseudarthrobacter defluvii genome carries:
- a CDS encoding LacI family DNA-binding transcriptional regulator → MAKRKATALDVAKRAGVSRSAVSLVLNGRAQGNVTAERQERVLRAAAELDYTPNSVALSLRNQQTSTIGVITDDIVTSPFAGRLISGASRTALTRGYMLFVIDSEHDVSRESTAAQQLVHRQVDGIMYATGSLREVTTPTTMRTLPAILANCTDAASPFRSVIPAEVDGGRAAAQLLIDLGHRRITLLTGTLSSPAAPQREQGYREAMEAAGLGREQQRVHPTGWDIDDGYRAASAVLGGEDRPTAIICSNDRVATGVLLFAASAGLRVPQDLSVVGYDDQQHVAANLVPALTTVALPHAEIGETAMSMLLDEVEGKAPEAEKDEGEILLVPCRVITRASTGAPPSS
- a CDS encoding extracellular solute-binding protein; amino-acid sequence: MTSEKTPGQPAPSHPLPSSSKLSQLTRRSMLGLSGLALAGATVGAWPRLTGADIPGRGSKALNIAILGTAADAAGRQGLIQAFTAAHPDIPVQLQAIQGADWKDFFSKILTMVAAGTPPDVVYVATEGAQLFADKLAEPLDSYVRRDAAAMSDYFADVHPSLLEAFMYQGSLYQLPLDWNAANMYLNTTTFAQAGLERPKDDWTKDDFTATLRALRKARPADFTPYYWTNRLFGGVVPWLYANDTSFLSETKAPGGDWLWDRFYANDPARSTRGGGYQWLAPNAEDGRVVETFDYLRELVAEGLGVRPESGGGNALVGLFGNNRIGTTPAGGYWAQGLHEAGMTADQFDVQFFPRWRTQRHQFGAAGYAIMRTAKDKDAAWEWVKFCSSREAMQLAIPKPNTTPTRRSMVNESFYAATGPRHWKVFYDTLDRFPTSGPIPAPPQQAAVETALMKNVSTAVSGSSADVRAAMGNLQRDLELALRRNS